From Erigeron canadensis isolate Cc75 chromosome 8, C_canadensis_v1, whole genome shotgun sequence, one genomic window encodes:
- the LOC122578915 gene encoding 5'-nucleotidase domain-containing protein 4-like isoform X1 — translation MRIPRTLTAFTRFPLNLGFSSSTHFFSSKRSQGPFHIGASYKMEAPGDGVTSAMQGPNGRENTQVSCVWTSPEGGQKIDIGKHIFCNRAVNMKNIVAVGFDMDYTLAQYKPETFESLAYNGTVKKLVLNLGYPNELLDWSFDWTYMVRGLVLDKKRGNILKMDRHKYVKVAYHGFRLLSKDEKVATYGNTLVRDAFDEPDYALIDTLFSLAEAYLFAQLVDFKDNNPGKISEEKDYFRMYRDVRAAVDLCHRDGTLKQMVAHDPKRYINEDKSIVPMLQMLRTSGLAVFLVTNSLWDYTNVVMNFLCGPQKLDARSTLTLDWLQHFDVVITGSAKPKFFHDENRANLFAVDIESGMLINTDNGSPMAQVGGPSLELPDEMPDKAYKVFQGGNVGHLHKLLSIESSSQVLYVGDHIYGDILRSKKVLGWRTMLVVPELEKEVKLLWHLRDTRKKLILLRSERDQIEDQIHHLKWSLQRECLDTAEGEKVSAKLDLLEAQCDRVRITHQETLKVFHEKFHKVWGQLMRTGYQNSRFAHQVERFACLYTSQVGNLGLYSPAKYYRPSEDFMPHEFDVISL, via the exons atgcGTATTCCTAGAACACTCACCGCTTTCACTCGTTTTCCCCTTAACTTAGGGTTTTCTTCTTCTACACACTTCTTCTCTTCAAAAAGGTCTCAAG GCCCTTTTCATATAGGAGCAAGCTATAAAATGGAGGCCCCTGGTGATGGAGTTACATCGGCGATGCAGGGACCTAATGGCCGTGAAAATACTCAGGTTTCATGTGTATGGACATCTCCTGAAGGAGGGCAAAAGATTGATATCGGCAAACATATTTTCTGTAACAGGGCTGTGAATATGAAAAACATAGTGGCAGTCGGCTTTGATATGGATTATACGTTGGCTCAGTACAAGCCTGAAACTTTTGAGTCCCTTGCGTATAACGGCACTGTCAAAAAGTTAGTGCTTAACTTGGGATACCCTAATGAG TTACTAGATTGGTCTTTTGATTGGACGTACATGGTCAGAGGACTGGTTCTTGATAAAAAGAGAGGAAATATACTGAAG ATGGACAGACATAAGTATGTCAAAGTGGCGTATCATGGATTTAGGTTATTGTCAAAGGATGAGAAGGTTGCTACATATGGGAACACCCTAGTTCGAGATGCTTTTGATGAGCCTGACTATGCACTTATCGATACTCTTTTCTCTCTAGCTGAAGCGTATTTATTTGCTCAGCTGGTCGACTTCAAGGATAATAATCCAGGAAAAATCTCAGAAGAAAAAGA TTATTTCCGTATGTACAGAGATGTTCGGGCTGCAGTTGACCTGTGCCATCGCGATGGAACCTTGAAGCAGATGGTCGCACATGATCCGAAAAG GTACATCAATGAAGACAAATCAATTGTCCCAATGCTTCAGATGCTTAGAACTTCTGGTCTTGCTGTATTCTTAGTGACAAACAG CCTTTGGGACTACACAAATGTGGTGATGAATTTTTTATGTGGCCCCCAAAAGCTTGATGCCAGATCCACACTGACTCTTGACTGGCTCCAGCACTTCGATGTTGTCATAACCGGCAG TGCAAAGCCGAAGTTTTTCCATGATGAAAATCGTGCTAATCTTTTCGCTGTGGATATTGAGTCGGGAATGCTTATCAATACCGACAATGGTAGTCCTATGGCTCAG GTGGGCGGTCCTTCTTTAGAACTGCCAGATGAGATGCCAGATAAAGCTTACAAAGTGTTCCAG GGAGGCAATGTTGGCCATCTGCACAAACTACTGAGTATCGAATCAAGCTCACAG GTTCTTTATGTTGGAGATCACATATATGGGGATATTTTGCGCAGCAAAAAAGTCCTGG GTTGGAGGACGATGCTTGTCGTTCCAGAACTTGAAAAGGAAGTTAAACTTCTCTGGCATTTACGAGACACTCGTAAG AAACTTATATTGCTTCGGAGTGAGCGAGATCAGATAGAGGATCAAATCCATCATTTAAAATGGTCCCTTCA ACGTGAGTGTTTGGATACCGCTGAAGGGGAAAAGGTCTCTGCAAAGCTCGATTTACTTGAG GCACAATGTGACCGTGTTCGAATAACACATCAAGAGACTCTAAAAGTTTTTCACGAGAAG TTCCACAAGGTGTGGGGGCAGCTCATGAGAACTGGGTACCAGAATTCACGCTTCGCTCATCAG GTGGAGCGATTTGCATGTCTTTACACAAGTCAGGTTGGTAATCTGGGCCTATATTCTCCTGCAAAGTACTATAGGCCAAGTGAAGATTTCATGCCACATGAATTTGATGTCATCTCTCTGTAA
- the LOC122578915 gene encoding 5'-nucleotidase domain-containing protein 4-like isoform X2: protein MEAPGDGVTSAMQGPNGRENTQVSCVWTSPEGGQKIDIGKHIFCNRAVNMKNIVAVGFDMDYTLAQYKPETFESLAYNGTVKKLVLNLGYPNELLDWSFDWTYMVRGLVLDKKRGNILKMDRHKYVKVAYHGFRLLSKDEKVATYGNTLVRDAFDEPDYALIDTLFSLAEAYLFAQLVDFKDNNPGKISEEKDYFRMYRDVRAAVDLCHRDGTLKQMVAHDPKRYINEDKSIVPMLQMLRTSGLAVFLVTNSLWDYTNVVMNFLCGPQKLDARSTLTLDWLQHFDVVITGSAKPKFFHDENRANLFAVDIESGMLINTDNGSPMAQVGGPSLELPDEMPDKAYKVFQGGNVGHLHKLLSIESSSQVLYVGDHIYGDILRSKKVLGWRTMLVVPELEKEVKLLWHLRDTRKKLILLRSERDQIEDQIHHLKWSLQRECLDTAEGEKVSAKLDLLEAQCDRVRITHQETLKVFHEKFHKVWGQLMRTGYQNSRFAHQVERFACLYTSQVGNLGLYSPAKYYRPSEDFMPHEFDVISL from the exons ATGGAGGCCCCTGGTGATGGAGTTACATCGGCGATGCAGGGACCTAATGGCCGTGAAAATACTCAGGTTTCATGTGTATGGACATCTCCTGAAGGAGGGCAAAAGATTGATATCGGCAAACATATTTTCTGTAACAGGGCTGTGAATATGAAAAACATAGTGGCAGTCGGCTTTGATATGGATTATACGTTGGCTCAGTACAAGCCTGAAACTTTTGAGTCCCTTGCGTATAACGGCACTGTCAAAAAGTTAGTGCTTAACTTGGGATACCCTAATGAG TTACTAGATTGGTCTTTTGATTGGACGTACATGGTCAGAGGACTGGTTCTTGATAAAAAGAGAGGAAATATACTGAAG ATGGACAGACATAAGTATGTCAAAGTGGCGTATCATGGATTTAGGTTATTGTCAAAGGATGAGAAGGTTGCTACATATGGGAACACCCTAGTTCGAGATGCTTTTGATGAGCCTGACTATGCACTTATCGATACTCTTTTCTCTCTAGCTGAAGCGTATTTATTTGCTCAGCTGGTCGACTTCAAGGATAATAATCCAGGAAAAATCTCAGAAGAAAAAGA TTATTTCCGTATGTACAGAGATGTTCGGGCTGCAGTTGACCTGTGCCATCGCGATGGAACCTTGAAGCAGATGGTCGCACATGATCCGAAAAG GTACATCAATGAAGACAAATCAATTGTCCCAATGCTTCAGATGCTTAGAACTTCTGGTCTTGCTGTATTCTTAGTGACAAACAG CCTTTGGGACTACACAAATGTGGTGATGAATTTTTTATGTGGCCCCCAAAAGCTTGATGCCAGATCCACACTGACTCTTGACTGGCTCCAGCACTTCGATGTTGTCATAACCGGCAG TGCAAAGCCGAAGTTTTTCCATGATGAAAATCGTGCTAATCTTTTCGCTGTGGATATTGAGTCGGGAATGCTTATCAATACCGACAATGGTAGTCCTATGGCTCAG GTGGGCGGTCCTTCTTTAGAACTGCCAGATGAGATGCCAGATAAAGCTTACAAAGTGTTCCAG GGAGGCAATGTTGGCCATCTGCACAAACTACTGAGTATCGAATCAAGCTCACAG GTTCTTTATGTTGGAGATCACATATATGGGGATATTTTGCGCAGCAAAAAAGTCCTGG GTTGGAGGACGATGCTTGTCGTTCCAGAACTTGAAAAGGAAGTTAAACTTCTCTGGCATTTACGAGACACTCGTAAG AAACTTATATTGCTTCGGAGTGAGCGAGATCAGATAGAGGATCAAATCCATCATTTAAAATGGTCCCTTCA ACGTGAGTGTTTGGATACCGCTGAAGGGGAAAAGGTCTCTGCAAAGCTCGATTTACTTGAG GCACAATGTGACCGTGTTCGAATAACACATCAAGAGACTCTAAAAGTTTTTCACGAGAAG TTCCACAAGGTGTGGGGGCAGCTCATGAGAACTGGGTACCAGAATTCACGCTTCGCTCATCAG GTGGAGCGATTTGCATGTCTTTACACAAGTCAGGTTGGTAATCTGGGCCTATATTCTCCTGCAAAGTACTATAGGCCAAGTGAAGATTTCATGCCACATGAATTTGATGTCATCTCTCTGTAA
- the LOC122578139 gene encoding protein RADIALIS-like 3: protein MPKIQETDSISTWTRRENKLFENALASQDEDAPDRWQNIAKATGKAVEEVKAYYQLLVEDLKLIESDQVPIPNYIEHRHERADCLKRKECI, encoded by the exons ATGCCAAAG ATTCAAGAAACAGATTCAATCTCGACATGGACAAGAAGAGAAAATAAACTGTTCGAGAATGCATTGGCTTCACAAGACGAGGATGCTCCTGACCGGTGGCAAAACATTGCAAAGGCTACAGGGAAAGCTGTGGAAGAAGTCAAGGCATACTACCAATTGTTGGTTGAAGATCTGAAACTAATCGAGTCCGACCAAGTGCCAATACCAAACTACATAGAGCACAGACACGAAAGAGCAGATTGCCTGAAGCGGAAAGAATGCATCTGA